The following are encoded in a window of Chionomys nivalis chromosome X, mChiNiv1.1, whole genome shotgun sequence genomic DNA:
- the LOC130868638 gene encoding uncharacterized protein LOC130868638 produces the protein MDLFPLDKQRFANAKEYIFKLSGLLCSLSALVFEIVIAKSQFWRLWEFDDKFVPFVSLGLWEAYYPQEFNVSGTVTKILVHTPINSTWTISPEFQYAQTLIMWAVWMKPVVLIFSAIAIKIGCMKDPFIEMQLYCYKVAALVFCVSSIFTFVSVSWNHFVDHYGQTTLDFPPDFPVKKEALINKHYTVVFPIGALIATMSLFGVIFFLFEINSLKLQNQVKAKCASIVADQEI, from the exons ATGGATCTCTTCCCCCTTGATAAACAAAG ATTTGCCAATGCGAAGGAGTACATCTTCAAGTTGAGTGGCCTCCTTTGCAGCCTATCAGCCTTGGTGTTTGAAATAGTTATTGCAAAGAGCCAATTCTGGCGCCTGTGGGAATTCGACGACAAGTTTGTGCCATTTGTGTCCCTTGGACTGTGGGAAGCTTACTACCCTCAAGAATTTAATGTTTCAGGCACTGTAACCAAGATTCTGGTGCACACCCCTATCAATTCAACATGGACCATTTCACCTGAATTTCAGTATGCACAGACCCTGATAATGTGGGCTGTTTGGATGAAGCCTGTAGTTCTGATTTTCAGTGCAATCGCCATTAAGATTGGCTGCATGAAAGACCCATTTATTGAGATGCAGTTATATTGCTACAAGGTTGCTGCCTTAGTTTTTTGTGTTAGCAGCATCTTCACATTTGTTTCTGTGAGCTGGAACCACTTTGTAGATCATTATGGCCAAACCACTCTTGACTTTCCACCTGACTTTCCGGTTAAAAAGGAAGCCTTAATAAACAAACACTATACTGTTGTGTTCCCAATAGGGGCACTGATTGCCACCATGTCACTCTTTGGTGTGATATTCTTTCTCTTTGAGATAAACTCTTTGAAACTACAGAATCAGGTGAAGGCCAAGTGTGCTTCCATAGTGGCTGATCAAGAGATATAA
- the LOC130867917 gene encoding transcription factor BTF3-like isoform X2 encodes MKETIMSQEKLAKLKAQVRIGGKGTARRKKMVHRTATADDKKLQFSLKMLGVNNISGIEEVNMFTNQGTVIHFNNPKVQASLAANTFTITGHAETKQLREMLPSILNQLGADSLTSLRRLAEALPKQYLVENFDEASKNETN; translated from the exons ATGAAAGAAACGATCATGAGCCAGGAAAAACTGGCCAAGCTGAAGGCACAAGTACGCATTGGTGGGAAAGGAACTGCTCGCAGAAAGAAGATGGTTCACAGAACAGCCACAGCAGATGATAAAAAACTGCAGTTCTCCTTAAAGATGTTAGGGGTGAACAATATCTCTGGTATTGAAGAGGTGAACATGTTTACAAACCAAGGAACAGTGATCCATTTTAACAACCCTAAAGTTCAGGCGTctctggcagcaaacaccttcacCATTACAGGCCACGCCGAGACAAAGCAACTGAGAGAAATGCTTCCCAGCATTCTAAACCAGCTTGGGGCAGACAGTCTGACTAGTTTAAGGAGACTGGCTGAAGCTCTGCCCAAACAAT ACCTGGTGGAGAATTTTGATGAGGCTTCTAAGAACGAGACAAACTGA
- the LOC130867917 gene encoding transcription factor BTF3-like isoform X1, with the protein MKETIMSQEKLAKLKAQVRIGGKGTARRKKMVHRTATADDKKLQFSLKMLGVNNISGIEEVNMFTNQGTVIHFNNPKVQASLAANTFTITGHAETKQLREMLPSILNQLGADSLTSLRRLAEALPKQSVDGKAPLATGEDDDDEVPDLVENFDEASKNETN; encoded by the coding sequence ATGAAAGAAACGATCATGAGCCAGGAAAAACTGGCCAAGCTGAAGGCACAAGTACGCATTGGTGGGAAAGGAACTGCTCGCAGAAAGAAGATGGTTCACAGAACAGCCACAGCAGATGATAAAAAACTGCAGTTCTCCTTAAAGATGTTAGGGGTGAACAATATCTCTGGTATTGAAGAGGTGAACATGTTTACAAACCAAGGAACAGTGATCCATTTTAACAACCCTAAAGTTCAGGCGTctctggcagcaaacaccttcacCATTACAGGCCACGCCGAGACAAAGCAACTGAGAGAAATGCTTCCCAGCATTCTAAACCAGCTTGGGGCAGACAGTCTGACTAGTTTAAGGAGACTGGCTGAAGCTCTGCCCAAACAATCTGTGGATGGAAAAGCACCCCTTGCTACTggagaggatgatgatgatgaagtccCAGACCTGGTGGAGAATTTTGATGAGGCTTCTAAGAACGAGACAAACTGA